One genomic region from Nilaparvata lugens isolate BPH chromosome 3, ASM1435652v1, whole genome shotgun sequence encodes:
- the LOC111051454 gene encoding myosin-2 essential light chain-like isoform X2 — protein MDSRCIYEGCHMNDSTTFYMFDTTGDGRINIKFVGDVLRCLGFNPPETLVRKLLRGYKPNSSISFEDFHPILQAVKKETPSNTDIAEIEENLISGLRNLDTKMSGTIPAVELKNILTSVGDRMHPSQVDELFNSFEDDDGNVKYEELVRMVISDQICDL, from the coding sequence atggACTCGAGATGTATATACGAGGGCTGTCATATGAATGATTCCACAACCTTTTATATGTTCGATACAACAGGGGATGGAAGGATAAACATAAAATTCGTGGGAGATGTACTAAGATGCTTGGGCTTTAACCCTCCTGAGACTCTAGTCAGAAAACTGTTGCGAGGATATAAACCTAACTCTTCCATAAGTTTCGAAGATTTCCATCCAATCCTGCAAGCAGTCAAAAAAGAAACACCCTCCAATACAGACATCGCGGagattgaagaaaatttgatttCAGGATTGAGGAATTTGGATACTAAAATGTCTGGAACAATACCAgctgttgaattgaaaaacatCCTGACATCTGTTGGTGACAGAATGCATCCCAGTCAAGTGGATGAACTATTCAACAGTTTTGAAGATGATGATGGGAACGTGAAGTACGAAGAACTTGTAAGAATGGTCATCTCTGATCAAATATGTGATCTTTGA
- the LOC111051454 gene encoding myosin-2 essential light chain-like isoform X1, whose amino-acid sequence MVNFYSKKMDSRCIYEGCHMNDSTTFYMFDTTGDGRINIKFVGDVLRCLGFNPPETLVRKLLRGYKPNSSISFEDFHPILQAVKKETPSNTDIAEIEENLISGLRNLDTKMSGTIPAVELKNILTSVGDRMHPSQVDELFNSFEDDDGNVKYEELVRMVISDQICDL is encoded by the exons ATG gtgaatttttattctaaaaaaatggACTCGAGATGTATATACGAGGGCTGTCATATGAATGATTCCACAACCTTTTATATGTTCGATACAACAGGGGATGGAAGGATAAACATAAAATTCGTGGGAGATGTACTAAGATGCTTGGGCTTTAACCCTCCTGAGACTCTAGTCAGAAAACTGTTGCGAGGATATAAACCTAACTCTTCCATAAGTTTCGAAGATTTCCATCCAATCCTGCAAGCAGTCAAAAAAGAAACACCCTCCAATACAGACATCGCGGagattgaagaaaatttgatttCAGGATTGAGGAATTTGGATACTAAAATGTCTGGAACAATACCAgctgttgaattgaaaaacatCCTGACATCTGTTGGTGACAGAATGCATCCCAGTCAAGTGGATGAACTATTCAACAGTTTTGAAGATGATGATGGGAACGTGAAGTACGAAGAACTTGTAAGAATGGTCATCTCTGATCAAATATGTGATCTTTGA
- the LOC111059623 gene encoding pro-resilin, producing the protein MKLLLVVAMAALAMARPEPPVYLPPSGSGGANGGYSSGGPSSTYGAPGGGNGGGNGNGGYSSGGPSSTYGAPGGGNGGRPSSSYGAPGAGGNGFGSSGPSSTYGAPGANGNGGPSSTYGVPGAGGNGFGSSGPSSTYGAPGAGGPSSTYGAPGAGGNGFGSSGPSSTYGAPGAGGPSSTYGAPGAGGPSSTYGAPGAGGPSSTYGAPGAGGNGFGSSGPSSTYGAPGAGGPSSTYGAPGAGGNGNGPSSTYGAPGAGGPSSTYGAPGANGNGPSSTYGAPGAGGNGNGPSSTYGAPGAGGPSSTYGAPGVNGNGPSSTYGAPGAGGPSSTYGAPGANGNGPSSTYGAPGAGGPSSTYGAPGANGNGLSSTYGAPGAGGPSSTYGAPGSGSNGFGSGGPSSTYGAPGNGNGNGPSSTYGTPGTSGNGPSSTYGAPGGGSNGFGSGSPSSSYGAPGGGNGNGGYGGGNGGDGEDDGPSEPAKYEFSYEVNDPPSGNFFGHRESRDGEYTQGSYNVVLPDGRKQIVDYEVIGKSGYKPTIRYEEGAGGAGGLGGNGGFGNGNGGGAGGYASGGPNGGAGGNGGYASGGPNGGAGGYSSGGPNGAGNGGYSSGGPNGGAGGYSSGGPNGAGNGGYSSGGPNGAGNGGYSSGGPNGGAGGYASGGPNGAGNGGYSSGGPGSDGGYSSGGPNGGANGYASGGPSGGANGYASGGPSGSGGLGADGYRY; encoded by the exons TTGTTATTGGTAGTAGCGATGGCGGCGCTAGCAATGGCGCGACCAGAACCACCCGTCTACCTGCCACCTTCTGGATCAGGAGGAGCTAATGGAGGATACTCGTCTGGTGGACCATCATCCACCTACGGTGCACCAGGAGGCGGCAATGGAGGCGGTAACGGAAATGGAGGATACTCGTCCGGTGGACCTTCATCCACTTATGGAGCACCAGGAGGTGGGAATGGTGGAAGACCATCCAGCTCCTACGGAGCTCCTG GTGCTGGGGGCAATGGATTTGGTTCAAGTGGCCCTTCTTCCACATATGGTGCTCCAGGTGCTAATGGAAACGGTGGTCCATCTTCGACATATGGAGTCCCAGGAGCTGGAGGAAATGGATTTGGTTCCAGTGGCCCATCCTCAACTTATGGTGCTCCTGGTGCAGGAGGTCCTTCTTCCACTTACGGTGCTCCAGGTGCTGGTGGAAATGGTTTTGGTTCCAGTGGCCCATCTTCAACCTATGGCGCTCCAGGAGCTGGTGGTCCATCCTCAACATATGGTGCTCCTGGTGCAGGAGGTCCATCCTCAACTTATGGTGCTCCTGGTGCAGGAGGTCCTTCTTCCACTTATGGTGCTCCAGGTGCTGGTGGAAATGGTTTTGGTTCGAGTGGTCCATCCTCAACATATGGTGCCCCTGGAGCAGGAGGTCCATCTTCAACCTACGGTGCCCCAGGAGCTGGTGGAAATGGAAATGGTCCTTCCTCTACATATGGAGCTCCAGGTGCTGGCGGCCCATCCTCGACTTATGGTGCTCCAGGAGCTAACGGAAATGGTCCATCCTCAACTTATGGTGCTCCAGGAGCTGGTGGAAATGGAAACGGTCCTTCATCAACATATGGTGCTCCAGGTGCTGGTGGCCCATCCTCGACATATGGTGCTCCAGGAGTTAATGGAAATGGTCCATCCTCAACCTATGGTGCCCCTGGTGCTGGAGGCCCATCATCCACATATGGTGCTCCAGGAGCCAATGGCAATGGTCCCTCTTCGACTTATGGTGCACCTGGAGCTGGAGGTCCTTCATCTACCTATGGAGCACCTGGTGCCAATGGAAACGGTCTTTCTTCAACCTATGGTGCCCCGGGAGCAGGAGGTCCATCATCAACCTATGGAGCTCCAGGATCTGGAAGCAATGGATTTGGCTCGGGTGGTCCATCATCGACCTATGGTGCTCCTGGAAATGGCAATGGCAATGGCCCATCATCTACCTATGGCACTCCAGGAACTAGTGGCAACGGCCCTTCATCAACTTATGGTGCTCCTGGTGGTGGTTCCAATGGTTTTGGATCAGGCAGTCCATCATCTAGCTATGGTGCTCCTGGAGGTGGAAATGGCAATGGAGGCTATGGTGGCGGCAATGGAGGAGATGGTGAAGACGATGGCCCA TCGGAACCAGCCAAGTACGAATTCAGCTATGAAGTTAACGACCCACCCTCTGGCAACTTTTTTGGACACCGTGAGTCTCGTGATGGAGAATACACCCAAGGATCTTACAACGTTGTTTTGCCTGATGGACGCAAACAGATTGTGGACTATGAAGTGATTGGAAAGAGTGGCTACAAGCCAACCATCCGATACGAAGAGGGAGCAGGTGGTGCCGGTGGATTGGGAGGAAATGGAGGATTTGGTAATGGAAATGGAGGCGGAGCTGGTGGTTATGCTTCAGGTGGACCCAACGGTGGAGCTGGAGGTAATGGAGGATATGCATCTGGAGGCCCCAACGGAGGTGCTGGAGGCTACTCATCTGGAGGTCCTAATGGAGCAGGAAATGGAGGATACTCATCTGGAGGTCCAAATGGTGGAGCTGGAGGCTACTCATCTGGAGGTCCTAATGGAGCCGGAAATGGAGGCTACTCATCTGGAGGTCCTAATGGAGCCGGAAATGGAGGTTACTCGTCTGGAGGTCCCAATGGAGGAGCTGGAGGCTACGCATCTGGAGGTCCTAATGGAGCAGGAAATGGAGGCTACTCATCTGGTGGTCCTGGCAGTGATGGAGGATACTCATCAGGAGGTCCCAATGGAGGAGCAAATGGCTATGCATCAGGAGGCCCAAGTGGAGGTGCCAATGGCTACGCATCTGGTGGCCCCAGTGGAAGTGGCGGACTAGGTGCTGATGGATATAGATACTAA